From the Candidatus Bathyarchaeota archaeon genome, one window contains:
- a CDS encoding radical SAM protein encodes MNLGKAANVAIRSLSPNKPHHAQWLLTRKCNYRCRGCNVWNEQNKEELSAAEIKRGLDILRDLGIVEIVFSGGDPLLREDAQEIIEYASRYFVTTVYDNGSMAAKKVDALRNVDFAAISIDSLDPQKMDYIKGVKGSLDKALHSVDTLQEEGINVSVTPTISQQNIHEIVDITNHFTSRGVPVWYCLYSYDTSVDEKQLFRIGKPKDEFIIKDKQAMVDLCDQLMEMKKHNKLILMTNKLLKALRNLYAEEKRTWNCQALKDFFIIDHMGRIGGCHSHNFAGSIFDLPQKWNSKEFKDLRKVYHDCTQCTYLCYIFYSLHSGPYGNIELAKEQWKNAKLLI; translated from the coding sequence TTGAATTTGGGTAAAGCCGCGAATGTGGCTATACGTTCGCTTTCTCCAAACAAGCCTCATCATGCACAGTGGTTGCTCACTAGGAAATGTAATTACCGTTGCAGGGGCTGTAATGTTTGGAACGAACAGAACAAGGAAGAGTTATCAGCTGCGGAGATTAAACGTGGCTTGGACATCCTTAGGGATTTGGGTATTGTAGAGATTGTTTTTTCTGGCGGTGACCCCTTGTTGCGTGAGGACGCGCAGGAGATTATCGAGTATGCGTCACGTTATTTTGTAACGACGGTTTACGATAACGGCAGCATGGCGGCAAAGAAGGTTGATGCGTTGCGCAACGTGGATTTTGCGGCTATATCCATTGACAGTTTGGACCCGCAAAAGATGGATTACATCAAGGGCGTGAAGGGCTCTTTGGATAAAGCGTTACATTCAGTGGACACACTGCAAGAAGAGGGCATAAACGTTAGCGTAACCCCCACTATCTCGCAGCAAAACATACACGAAATCGTGGACATAACCAACCACTTCACCAGCAGGGGTGTTCCGGTGTGGTACTGCCTTTACTCGTATGACACGTCCGTAGATGAGAAGCAGCTTTTCAGGATTGGCAAACCCAAAGACGAGTTTATCATAAAAGATAAGCAGGCTATGGTTGATTTGTGCGACCAGTTAATGGAGATGAAAAAGCACAACAAACTCATACTCATGACCAACAAGCTGCTAAAAGCCCTACGCAACCTCTACGCAGAAGAAAAACGCACATGGAACTGCCAAGCCCTCAAAGACTTCTTCATCATAGACCACATGGGACGAATCGGAGGCTGCCACAGCCACAACTTTGCAGGATCAATCTTTGACTTACCCCAAAAATGGAACAGCAAAGAATTCAAAGACCTACGCAAAGTCTACCACGACTGCACCCAATGCACATACCTGTGCTACATCTTCTATTCCCTGCACAGCGGACCATACGGAAACATAGAACTCGCCAAAGAACAATGGAAAAACGCAAAACTCCTCATCTAA
- a CDS encoding glycosyltransferase family 2 protein, translating to MRSIAQCLRDEFMESVDVVLLTLNSDRMLEPCVESIYRNVPVNQLIVVDGFSTDNTLSILKKFQRKHHNIKIVFDKGTRATSRQKGIENVSSEWFLFVDSDVVLCKDWYKKASRCMGSDVGAVWGIEVWSTIKKPSALKMFLWVTMKIFELRGGTHDTLIRTRAVRDIRIPAGLHVFEDAYIKDWITSKGYRVVACYDPYCVHYRPKTVWTFRGSLGLIADAVRCGSVKLLVKLVFAYGFYTAYSISQMLSRPSNTKT from the coding sequence GTGAGAAGCATAGCGCAGTGTTTGCGAGACGAGTTTATGGAATCTGTAGATGTTGTGCTGTTGACTCTTAACAGCGACCGTATGCTAGAACCCTGTGTTGAATCAATTTACAGAAACGTCCCCGTAAACCAGCTCATAGTTGTGGACGGCTTCTCAACTGACAACACCCTAAGCATACTGAAAAAGTTCCAGCGCAAACACCACAACATCAAAATAGTCTTCGACAAAGGCACCCGCGCCACCTCCCGCCAAAAAGGCATAGAAAACGTCTCCTCTGAATGGTTCTTGTTTGTTGACAGCGACGTGGTTTTGTGCAAGGACTGGTACAAAAAAGCCTCGCGGTGCATGGGTTCTGATGTGGGGGCAGTGTGGGGCATCGAAGTTTGGTCCACCATCAAGAAACCCTCTGCGCTTAAGATGTTCTTGTGGGTTACCATGAAGATTTTTGAGTTGCGTGGCGGAACGCATGATACGTTGATTCGAACTCGCGCTGTTAGGGATATTAGAATTCCTGCCGGGTTGCATGTGTTTGAGGACGCGTACATTAAGGATTGGATAACCAGCAAGGGCTACCGAGTTGTGGCATGTTATGACCCTTACTGTGTCCATTACCGCCCCAAGACTGTGTGGACGTTTAGAGGCAGCTTAGGCTTGATTGCTGATGCCGTGCGCTGTGGCAGCGTCAAGCTTTTAGTCAAACTGGTTTTCGCCTACGGCTTCTATACCGCCTACTCCATATCCCAAATGCTCTCACGCCCAAGCAACACCAAAACATAG
- a CDS encoding glycosyltransferase family 2 protein — translation MQEIDVVMLTKNSEHLLRKCLSSIYQNVPVKRLIIIDGFSTDSTLQILKKFNAKYGNIKILTVAGSRAKAREEGIAQVQTPWFLFVDSDVVLCKNWYLRAQKSIRDDVGAVWGVNIDVIPNMHDRRVLHLQTVVAKQCFELRGGTHDTLLRTDLVRDIKIPEHLHTYEDAYIIKHLKNKGYQAVIGDDIYCLHFKPPANWNLKNAATEAILELRCGLLGSRNFSYVIYYPFFISYWILQLALKGMKSFTGGIAPPKDDLKKDEAKPSLCHLRK, via the coding sequence ATGCAGGAAATCGACGTTGTCATGCTCACTAAAAACAGCGAGCACCTTCTACGCAAATGCTTATCAAGCATCTACCAGAACGTCCCCGTAAAACGCCTCATAATCATCGACGGCTTCTCAACCGACAGCACCCTCCAAATCCTAAAAAAATTCAACGCGAAATACGGCAACATCAAAATCCTAACCGTTGCGGGTTCACGTGCTAAAGCTCGCGAAGAAGGCATTGCCCAAGTACAAACCCCCTGGTTCTTGTTTGTTGACAGCGACGTGGTACTGTGCAAAAACTGGTATTTGCGTGCCCAAAAAAGCATCCGCGACGACGTAGGCGCAGTTTGGGGCGTAAACATTGACGTGATACCCAACATGCATGACCGCCGCGTGCTGCACCTGCAAACCGTAGTCGCCAAACAATGCTTTGAACTAAGGGGCGGAACCCATGACACCCTCTTGCGCACTGACCTTGTTCGTGACATCAAAATCCCAGAGCACCTACACACCTACGAAGACGCCTACATCATAAAACACCTCAAAAACAAAGGCTACCAAGCCGTCATAGGCGACGACATCTACTGCCTACACTTCAAACCCCCCGCAAACTGGAACCTGAAAAACGCCGCCACAGAAGCCATCCTAGAACTACGATGCGGCCTGCTGGGGTCAAGAAACTTTTCCTACGTCATATACTACCCGTTCTTCATATCCTACTGGATACTACAGCTCGCTTTGAAGGGCATGAAAAGCTTCACTGGCGGGATAGCGCCGCCCAAAGATGATCTGAAGAAGGACGAGGCAAAACCGTCTCTTTGCCACCTGCGCAAATAA
- a CDS encoding AIR synthase family protein, which translates to MKLPSGKIPVDILKDVVFKNLGASREEVVLGPAAGVDGAVLDLGEKSVVVSMDPITGAVERIGWLAVNVNANDVATFGVEPAFLFSCLMLPQGADKTMVEAISSQMGSAAKELGMAIVGGHCESTPKLQNPIVVCCAVGTTAKGKYVTAANAKAKDALILAKSAGIEGTAILAWDREAELKQALTFAGLQSAKGFYSRISIVKEALTAYKTGAVHAMHDPTEGGVAGGIHEMADAAGLGVKVAADKIFVEEETSKICGFFGVDPLQLISSGALLVSAQPQEAPQVIASLNGIGVKAAVIGEFVENPAERKLICAGGKETVLPRPSSDHLWAALSRQ; encoded by the coding sequence ATGAAGTTGCCGTCTGGAAAAATTCCCGTAGACATCCTCAAAGACGTTGTTTTCAAGAATCTAGGTGCAAGCAGAGAGGAAGTTGTGTTGGGTCCCGCGGCTGGTGTGGACGGTGCAGTTTTGGATTTAGGCGAAAAGTCGGTGGTTGTTTCTATGGACCCAATTACAGGGGCAGTGGAGCGTATTGGCTGGTTGGCTGTGAACGTGAACGCGAATGATGTGGCGACGTTTGGGGTGGAGCCTGCGTTTTTGTTTTCGTGTTTGATGCTGCCCCAGGGCGCGGATAAGACTATGGTGGAGGCGATTAGTTCGCAGATGGGCAGCGCCGCAAAAGAGTTGGGAATGGCAATTGTGGGAGGACACTGCGAATCCACGCCTAAACTGCAAAACCCCATAGTGGTTTGCTGCGCAGTTGGCACAACAGCCAAGGGCAAGTATGTTACGGCGGCAAACGCGAAAGCCAAAGATGCCCTGATTTTGGCAAAAAGCGCAGGCATCGAAGGAACAGCCATCCTGGCGTGGGACCGAGAAGCCGAACTCAAACAGGCTTTGACTTTCGCGGGGCTTCAAAGCGCCAAAGGCTTTTACAGTCGCATAAGCATCGTCAAAGAAGCCCTAACCGCATACAAGACAGGAGCGGTTCACGCCATGCATGATCCAACCGAAGGCGGCGTTGCAGGAGGAATCCACGAAATGGCAGATGCCGCAGGCTTAGGCGTCAAAGTCGCTGCAGACAAAATCTTTGTAGAGGAGGAAACCTCAAAAATCTGCGGGTTTTTTGGTGTTGACCCGCTGCAGTTGATTAGTTCAGGTGCGTTGCTTGTCTCTGCTCAACCTCAAGAGGCACCACAGGTCATAGCGAGCTTAAACGGTATTGGCGTGAAAGCCGCGGTCATAGGAGAATTCGTGGAGAACCCAGCGGAGAGGAAGCTTATTTGCGCAGGTGGCAAAGAGACGGTTTTGCCTCGTCCTTCTTCAGATCATCTTTGGGCGGCGCTATCCCGCCAGTGA
- a CDS encoding ECF transporter S component, producing MSEQKKLSATLQLAAAAVFASLVFVATYSFTVNIPSTSGYFNLGESIIYVAALLFGPLTGALSGGIGAMTADMLLGYGHFAPGTLGIKLIEGAIVGFLYKKLRSHIQNRSVCAVIATVAGGLEMVAGYFVYEVVVLGYPVAVAAVEVPFSLVQMTVGLIIAIPIVHTVTKVFPQLKN from the coding sequence ATGTCTGAGCAGAAAAAGTTGTCCGCGACGCTTCAGCTTGCCGCCGCCGCAGTCTTCGCCTCGTTAGTCTTCGTCGCAACGTACTCCTTTACTGTAAACATACCCTCTACAAGCGGCTACTTCAACCTTGGAGAAAGCATAATCTACGTCGCAGCCCTGCTCTTTGGACCCCTAACAGGTGCGCTTTCAGGAGGCATAGGCGCCATGACCGCGGACATGCTGCTGGGGTACGGACACTTCGCACCTGGAACCTTGGGCATAAAACTAATTGAAGGCGCCATAGTGGGGTTTTTGTACAAAAAACTGCGAAGCCACATCCAAAACCGCAGCGTATGCGCAGTTATAGCCACCGTTGCGGGTGGACTGGAGATGGTTGCAGGTTACTTTGTGTATGAAGTAGTGGTGTTGGGGTACCCTGTTGCAGTTGCCGCCGTCGAAGTGCCCTTTAGCTTGGTGCAGATGACCGTTGGGTTAATCATAGCAATCCCCATAGTACACACAGTTACCAAAGTATTTCCCCAACTCAAAAACTAA
- a CDS encoding tetratricopeptide repeat protein, protein MSEKNVKEDPIKMHKDANALMDDGKYEEAKDLFVKAAELYYKGQNYFGAAEMYYKAGESCFASKKPKEALEFFTKSSEISFDKGYDRYGMSALDYARDCQKALGNTKEVEELTKKIKELKEKLDSAF, encoded by the coding sequence ATGAGCGAGAAAAACGTGAAAGAAGACCCCATTAAAATGCACAAGGACGCTAATGCCCTAATGGATGATGGCAAATACGAAGAAGCCAAAGACCTGTTCGTAAAAGCCGCCGAGCTCTACTATAAAGGACAAAACTACTTCGGCGCCGCCGAGATGTACTACAAAGCAGGCGAATCCTGTTTTGCCAGCAAAAAACCCAAAGAAGCTCTTGAGTTCTTCACCAAATCCTCAGAAATCTCCTTTGACAAAGGCTACGACCGCTACGGCATGAGCGCATTAGACTACGCCCGCGACTGCCAAAAAGCATTAGGCAACACCAAAGAAGTCGAAGAACTCACCAAAAAAATCAAAGAACTCAAAGAAAAACTCGACAGCGCATTCTAA
- a CDS encoding HesA/MoeB/ThiF family protein encodes MNLPDEAAFAKDFYSRQVTLKELGQVGQDRLCKSKVAVVGVGGLGTVSSMYLALAGVGYLRLIDQDVVETKNLHRQILYSPDDVNYPKAEMAAQRLQKLNPLVNAQAVCENIHAENVERLLSGVDLVVDGLDNMATRYLVNRACVKLEIPYVFGAAIGLEGNLSVFAPPQAPCLECVLPNISDNDMLKCSSRGVLGATPGIIGAMQALEAIKVLSGTGTPLKGKLMICDFTDMSFTTIDVFKRDNCPACTKTPPSTKTQQRIAWLCGKNTANINPQTALTLNLDLICDALERLGFPVKLRSRLALLFNYKGLDVSLFNNGRMLIKNVPDEQVALTAYQEIAKTLGLTGAQT; translated from the coding sequence GTGAATTTACCTGATGAAGCAGCGTTTGCCAAGGATTTTTACAGCCGCCAAGTCACCCTAAAAGAACTCGGGCAAGTAGGGCAAGACCGGCTCTGCAAATCCAAAGTCGCCGTCGTAGGCGTAGGCGGTTTAGGCACCGTATCCTCCATGTACCTCGCCCTAGCAGGCGTAGGCTATTTGCGGCTTATAGACCAAGATGTGGTTGAAACCAAAAACCTGCACAGGCAAATCCTCTACAGCCCTGACGATGTGAACTATCCCAAAGCCGAAATGGCTGCACAGAGGCTGCAAAAACTTAACCCCTTGGTAAACGCCCAAGCGGTTTGCGAGAATATCCACGCAGAAAATGTTGAACGATTGTTGTCGGGTGTGGATTTGGTGGTGGACGGCTTAGACAACATGGCAACCCGCTACCTTGTGAACCGCGCCTGCGTGAAACTCGAAATTCCCTATGTTTTTGGAGCTGCCATCGGATTAGAAGGCAACCTGTCTGTGTTTGCGCCGCCCCAAGCTCCCTGCCTAGAATGCGTTCTTCCAAACATCTCTGATAACGACATGCTAAAATGCAGCAGCCGCGGCGTCTTAGGCGCAACCCCTGGCATAATAGGAGCCATGCAAGCCCTCGAAGCCATCAAAGTTCTCTCAGGCACAGGAACCCCCCTAAAAGGCAAACTCATGATTTGCGACTTCACCGACATGTCCTTCACCACCATAGATGTCTTCAAACGCGACAACTGCCCCGCCTGCACCAAAACCCCGCCATCCACAAAAACACAACAACGCATCGCTTGGCTTTGCGGAAAAAACACCGCCAACATAAACCCCCAAACCGCTCTGACGCTAAACCTCGATTTAATTTGCGATGCCTTGGAACGGCTAGGTTTTCCTGTCAAGCTGCGGTCACGGCTGGCTCTACTATTTAACTACAAAGGCTTAGACGTTAGCTTATTCAACAATGGGCGCATGCTCATCAAAAACGTCCCCGACGAACAAGTTGCCCTAACTGCGTACCAAGAAATCGCCAAAACCCTGGGCTTAACAGGTGCGCAAACTTAG
- a CDS encoding DUF4255 domain-containing protein yields MSDYAFVVDMDRALTDFIWEQLKNDAAAKSVITSKTQIAVTSPKDAPASKKLLLFLYSITPQATPKNTPAKANPEGASIAQVPFVLRYLVVPCTGSEEKDHLLLGKLIQAALANPVVSGDEAGKAGFVLRLDLLGLDELSRLWGALDAPFRLSASVMVSTELNCQVPPEAQSGMVVPVAAVAVAGQVAGDSQVWGLYEGVFRTFTEQTSDWKKRNLIHRQWLMQDFKKNTQMGVEEMLSALDGLGNKLELNLAAASYVEPLEALASYYEHQRTEIQGLGKISQKQRENVEKISQWIEQVKALIEAIR; encoded by the coding sequence ATGAGTGATTACGCCTTCGTGGTGGATATGGACAGGGCATTGACCGATTTTATTTGGGAACAACTAAAAAACGACGCGGCAGCCAAGAGCGTCATAACCAGTAAAACGCAAATCGCAGTCACCTCACCCAAAGATGCCCCCGCAAGCAAGAAACTACTGCTTTTCCTCTACAGCATAACCCCACAAGCCACCCCAAAAAACACACCCGCCAAGGCGAATCCCGAAGGAGCTTCAATAGCGCAGGTGCCTTTTGTTTTGCGTTATCTTGTGGTGCCTTGCACTGGAAGCGAGGAAAAAGACCATCTGCTGCTGGGGAAGCTGATTCAGGCGGCTTTGGCGAACCCTGTTGTTTCTGGTGATGAGGCGGGAAAAGCGGGTTTTGTGTTGCGGCTGGATTTGTTGGGGTTGGATGAGTTGAGCAGGCTTTGGGGGGCGTTGGATGCGCCGTTTAGGCTTTCGGCAAGCGTTATGGTTTCCACGGAGCTGAACTGCCAAGTTCCCCCTGAGGCTCAAAGTGGCATGGTTGTTCCTGTAGCTGCGGTGGCTGTGGCGGGTCAAGTTGCAGGGGATAGTCAGGTGTGGGGGCTTTATGAGGGGGTGTTTAGGACGTTTACGGAGCAGACGTCTGATTGGAAGAAGCGGAATTTGATTCATCGTCAGTGGTTGATGCAGGATTTTAAGAAGAACACGCAGATGGGAGTGGAGGAGATGCTTTCGGCGTTGGATGGTTTGGGTAATAAGCTTGAGCTGAACTTGGCGGCGGCAAGCTATGTTGAACCTTTGGAGGCGTTGGCAAGTTATTATGAGCATCAGCGTACAGAGATTCAAGGGTTGGGCAAGATTTCGCAAAAACAACGAGAAAACGTAGAGAAGATTTCGCAGTGGATAGAGCAGGTCAAAGCCCTAATAGAGGCAATTCGCTAA